From one Montipora capricornis isolate CH-2021 chromosome 10, ASM3666992v2, whole genome shotgun sequence genomic stretch:
- the LOC138018563 gene encoding titin homolog, with translation MADERPKRQRRARSATEFSGLGLLHKEEVELRRALQASLKEVRTVYQRKDGKPSESENVGSKISKNVQDEPAESFDTKSVCTGTNTRFRLKSSARKRFEKSSKQCRDSLMKKHFEDGICDGTGQVMITAVKRKNDRGVISCSVKRKKMNSEELGKVSTQNSDNKVLTKLGKRKIGSISTDKQNTRRNVKKCSEEGKGKYVAKMMLQSPLNTLKAAKSLWKKELTILPKSKLTLKESQSYRKVNCSQKSKVVQSLNAKFGANISRNEKQLLSERRKGNEIQNGMKCDSEKTMKKTDWQKSDVEKSEQECSSSEDSTKQDRVCESKMVSSLMQGRFKKRLQHKFKDRKLVNPLGEIYIPANVAKTEDFLTFLCLRGNSSLPKSFDIFSNPDPFVTQPADQLSFSAFPMQSSVTYSPPSSRAPTPSESSVASPMSSNDGWTVNEV, from the exons ATGGCTGATGAGAGACCTAAACGTCAACGGAGAGCGCGATCGGCTACG GAGTTTTCTGGACTAGGTCTTCTGCATAAAGAGGAAGTAGAATTGAGAAGGGCTCTGCAGGCATCACTAAAGGAAGTAAGAACTGTTTATCAAAGAAAAGATGGAAAGCCTAGTGAATCAGAAAATGTGGGAAGTAAAATCTCGAAGAATGTACAAGACGAACCTGCTGAATCATTTGACACTAAGTCTGTTTGCACTGGTACCAATACAAGGTTTCGGTTAAAGTCTTCTGCTAGGAAAAGATTTGAGAAGTCTTCAAAGCAGTGTAGGGATTCTCTCATGAAGAAGCATTTTGAAGATGGCATCTGTGATGGCACAGGTCAAGTGATGATCACAGCTGTGAAACGAAAAAATGATAGAGGTGTGATCAgttgttctgtcaaaaggaaaaaaatgaacagTGAAGAACTAGGGAAAGTTTCAACTCAAAATAGCGACAATAAGGTCTTGACCAAATtaggaaaaaggaaaattggttCAATTAGCACAGACAAACAGAACACCAGAAGAAATGTGAAGAAGTGTTCagaagaaggaaaaggaaaatatgTGGCAAAGATGATGCTTCAAAGCCCACTAAACACACTCAAAGCTGCCAAGTCTTTGTGGAAAAAGGAGCTAACTATTCTACCAAAAAGCAAGTTGACTTTAAAGGAATCTCAGAGCTACAGAAAGGTGAATTGTTCTCAGAAAAGTAAGGTTGTTCAGAGTTTAAATGCAAAGTTTGGAGCCAACATatcaagaaatgaaaaacaactgcTTTCAGAACGTAGGAAAGgcaatgaaattcaaaatggtatGAAGTGTGACTCTGAAAAAACAATGAAGAAAACAGATTGGCAAAAGAGTGATGTTGAAAAAAGTGAACAAGAGTGCAGTTCTTCAGAAGACTCTACTAAGCAAGATAGGGTTTGTGAATCTAAGATGGTTTCAAGTTTAATGCAAGGAAGATTCAAGAAAAGACTTCAGCACAAGTTTAAGGACAGAAAGCTTGTGAACCCACTGGGGGAGATCTACATACCCGCTAATGTAGCAAAGACAGAAGACTTTCTAACATTCTTGTGCTTAAGAG GTAATTCCAGTCTTCCAAAGTCTTTTGACATCTTTAGCAATCCCGATCCATTTGTCACACAACCAGCTGATCAGCTGTCCTTCTCAGCATTCCCCATGCAGTCGTCAGTTACTTATTCACCACCTTCGTCAAGAGCACCGACACCGAGTGAGTCTTCAGTAGCTTCACCCATGTCTTCTAACGATGGTTGGACTGTAAATGAAGTCTGA